One genomic segment of Nothobranchius furzeri strain GRZ-AD chromosome 10, NfurGRZ-RIMD1, whole genome shotgun sequence includes these proteins:
- the LOC107395354 gene encoding odorant receptor 131-2, giving the protein MSNVSDSYSNNIDVLFYVSLLEKVVLSLLSTVSACVFLCINGTVLFTLRSKPVFRDTCRYILLYNLLLADTAHLVVTQLLFLLAVCRVRLTYPACGTIATIANLTGDISPLTLVVMSLEIYVAVCFPLRHASIIMVKNTAVAIMAIWAITSMNNVNRGLFLIEYSFDNLETLLMEDHCTDIAWFPSTPRDNYDKAYTCLVFVSAGLAVIYSYTGVVVAARSASTDKASAHKARKTLLLHLIQLGLSLSSMIYYPLLIALARTVSRLVFVWVQNVFYVLFIILPRCLSSLVYGLRDQTIRPVLLHYLCCHLRFPVEPGLG; this is encoded by the coding sequence ATGTCAAATGTGTCTGATTCGTACTCCAATAACATTGATGTATTGTTTTATGTGAGTTTACTGGAAAAAGTGGTCCTATCTCTTCTTTCCACAGTTTCAGCCTGTGTGTTTCTCTGCATTAATGGGACCGTGTTATTTACTCTGAGAAGCAAACCAGTGTTTCGTGACACCTGCCGTTATATTCTTCTGTATAACCTCCTACTTGCAGACACTGCTCACCTGGTAGTGACTCAGCTTCTCTTTCTACTTGCTGTTTGTAGAGTAAGACTAACATATCCTGCATGTGGTACCATCGCTACAATTGCCAATCTCACAGGAGATATCTCTCCTCTCACACTGGTAGTGATGTCATTGGAGATATATGTAGCTGTATGCTTCCCACTGAGGCATGCCTCTATAATCATGGTCAAAAACACAGCAGTGGCTATCATGGCAATATGGGCTATTACTTCTATGAATAATGTAAATCGGGGTCTTTTTTTGATAGAATATTCTTTTGACAATCTGGAGACTCTCCTGATGGAAGACCACTGCACTGATATTGCTTGGTTTCCAAGTACTCCGCGAGATAACTATGATAAAGCTTACACTTGTTTAGTATTTGTTTCAGCTGGTTTAGCAGTAATTTATTCCTACACTGGAGTTGTAGTAGCAGCCAGATCAGCTTCTACAGACAAAGCATCAGCTCATAAGGCCCGTAAGACACTGCTACTACATCTGATACAGCTAGGTCTCAGTCTGTCCTCAATGATATATTACCCTCTGCTCATAGCTCTTGCAAGAACTGTTTCACGATTAGTTTTTGTATGGGTCCAGAATGTTTTTTATGTGTTATTTATCATTTTACCCAGATGTCTGAGTTCACTAGTTTATGGTCTGAGAGATCAGACCATCAGACCTGTGCTACTGCATTATCTGTGTTGTCACCTTAGATTCCCAGTTGAACCTGGCCTTGGctga
- the LOC129159745 gene encoding odorant receptor 131-2-like produces MSNVSDSYSNNTDVLLYQSLLERVVLCGFSTVPACVFLCINGTMLFTLRSKPVFRDTCRYILLYNLLLADTAQLVVSQLLFLLAVCRVRLTYPACGTIATIANLTGGISPLTLVVMSLERYVAVCFPLRHASIITTRNTAVAIIASWAISSINNLTRGLFLLEYSFENMSNLLMKDYCYDITWFPSTQRDNYDKAYICFVFVSAGLAVIYSYTGVVVAARSASTDKASAHKARKTLLLHLIQLGLSLSSMIYHTLLIALARTVSRLVFVWVQDVFYVLFIILPRCLSSLLYGLRDQTIRPVLLHYLCCHLRFPVEPGLG; encoded by the coding sequence ATGTCAAATGTGTCTGATTCTTACTCCAATAACACTGATGTATTGTTGTATCAGAGTTTACTGGAAAGAGTGGTCCTCTGTGGTTTTTCCACGGTTCCAGCCTGTGTGTTTCTCTGCATTAATGGGACCATGTTATTTACTCTGAGAAGCAAACCAGTGTTTCGTGACACCTGCCGTTATATTCTTCTGTATAACCTCCTACTTGCAGACACTGCTCAGCTGGTAGTGAGTCAGCTTCTCTTTCTACTTGCTGTTTGTAGAGTAAGACTAACATATCCTGCATGTGGTACCATCGCTACAATTGCCAATCTCACAGGAGGAATCTCTCCTCTCACACTGGTAGTGATGTCATTGGAGAGATATGTAGCTGTGTGCTTCCCACTGAGGCATGCCTCCATCATCACAACCAGAAACACAGCAGTGGCTATTATCGCAAGCTGGGCTATTAGTTCCATTAACAATTTAACtcggggtctttttttattggaaTATTCTTTTGAAAATATGAGTAACCTCCTGATGAAAGACTATTGTTATGACATTACTTGGTTTCCAAGTACTCAGCGAGATAACTATGATAAAGCCTACATTTGTTTTGTATTTGTTTCAGCTGGTTTAGCAGTAATTTATTCCTACACTGGAGTTGTAGTAGCAGCCAGATCAGCTTCTACAGACAAAGCATCAGCTCATAAGGCCCGTAAGACACTGCTACTACATCTGATACAGCTAGGTCTCAGTCTGTCCTCAATGATATATCACACTCTGCTCATAGCTCTTGCAAGAACTGTTTCACGATTAGTTTTTGTATGGGTCCAGGATGTTTTTTATGTGTTATTTATCATTTTACCCAGATGTCTGAGTTCACTACTTTATGGTCTGAGAGATCAGACCATCAGACCTGTGCTACTGCATTATCTGTGTTGTCACCTCAGATTCCCAGTTGAACCTGGCCTTGGctga